ACCGACATACCCGCAGCATGCATCGCCTCTTTTGAACCTGTGACAAGCGGGTGCCAGCTGGGCAAATCCCTGCCTTGAAACAAGCGGACATAGGCACAGCTATCCGGCAACCAGGTCAAACTGGCGATATTATCAGGTGTAATAGCCGCGCAGCCCGGAACGAAAGTAAAGCGTTCGCTGTAATGACGACAATGACAGGCATCCCGGTCAAGCAACTTACAAGCCGCGTTGGTGTAATACAGCTCATCAGTTTCGTCATCAATGATTTTATTGAGACAACATTTACCACAACCGTCGCAAAGAGATTCCCATTCTTCAGGATTCAGCTCTTCCAGACGTTTGGTTTTCCAAAATTCCATCACAACAGACTACCGGCATACGTGAACAAACGCAGCATTATACCTTATTCGCCCAGTTGAAACTTGATGCGATCCGAAAGATGCACCACCGCCAGGGCAAAATAGTCACTGTCATGCCAACGTTTGAGCGCAAGATAGTTGTCGTAAACCAAATAGACCCTGCCTTTAGGTCCATCGGGCATGACCATCTCGACCTTCATATCGGCCCTGGCAGGTAAATCGGTGCCATCAAAGCGCCTTACCCCCAAGGCCTGCCACTGGGAAAAGGACTTCTTATTCCCTGCGGCAGCCTGAGACATATCAAAATCGCCAGGAATTTTAACCTGACGTCCCCAGGTTTCATCTTCACGCCAACCGGCCTGTTGCAGCGAGTAAGCAAGCGTTGCAAATACATCCGCAGGATTGCTCCAGATATCGGCTTTGCCATCATCATCGCCATCTTTTGCTGCTGACAAAAAGGCCTGAGGTAGTAACTTGGGCTGCCCCATGCGGCCATCGGGTGTCGCAAGCAAGTCATCGGGCTGCCAACTGCTGCTGTCGATTATTTTGAGAGCAGCAAAAAACTGTTCACGAAAAAAGGCTTCCTTCTCTTTATTGAAGGCCTTTGACGCGGTGACAGACAATACAGGGTACACACCGGACTCTCGGCCATAGCGGGACTCAAGCCCCCAAAGCGCTACGATAAAGCGCGGCTGAACACCATATTGCTTACCAATACGGTTCAGGGTTTCTGCATGCCCCTGATATTGAAATTTTGCTTCGTCTACGAGGGCATCATTCAGGGTTTGTGGCAAAAAAGTATCGAGATTAGTCGCTGGCGCTGCTGCGGGTTCACCCGTATCACTCTTCGCGAGGCGAAACTCCTTAATCTTTGGGAAAACAGTATCTAAGGTTTGCGGACGGATTTGGTTTTGGCTGGCGGCCACGTCTTTAAGACCAGCCAGATAGTCGGCGAAACCGCCACTGTCTGCGCTTTGCGCCATCACAGTGGCAGACATCAGTGCCAACGCTGATAGGGAAGTACAGAATATTGACTTCACAGTTTCAAACGCCTCCTGATGGGTATGATGAATCCTTTATCAATCCTCTATGCCTAAATCGCGGCGGTGTTGCGTCAGTAAATTATCTTTAGGGGGTGGCAATTGCAAATAATAGCCTTTTTGAGCGAGTTCGCTGCGCACTTTGTCGATATCGGCAATCCCAAGCTTCTCTTTCCTGTCGAGCGGCAACAGCATTACCAGCAAAGGTGTACCAAACATCTGTAATAAAGGCTCTGGCACCTGGCTGAAATCATCTCTTTTGGGTACGAATAAGTAGGTTTCTTGCTTACGGCTGCTTTTATAAACGGCACATATCATAGGTGGGTCAATTTCCGAAAATATCAAACTTGCCAGTGATTGGGGCACACTATAACATGGGCTCTTTAGAAAAAAATGCAGATCAGCGCGAGACTGATTAATTTCTGGAGCAGATTACGGGGATGCGAAAAGCAAGCCTTGAATTAAAGGGATCTTCTTTTACGCTGTCGGTATTGCATATCAATACCTCCGATTTGGACAGCATCACCTTGGACCTCGACAAGAAACTGGCGCAAGCGCCACAGTTTTTTATCGGAGCCCCTTTGGTACTGAATCTATCCGCCGTCGAAGACGGAAAATTGGACTTGGCAGCACTTAAAGATCTGCTGGTATCACGTCAACTGGTGATTGTTGGTGTGACCGGCGCCAGTGAAGCACTGTCTGAGCAGGCCAAGGCCTGTGGGCTTGCCTCGGTCAAAGCCGGTAAGCAGACACAGATGCCCTCTCCCCCATCCGAGCCCAGAACCACCCGTATCGTGCGGCAAAACGTCCGTTCCGGGCAGCAGATCTACGTTAAAAATGGCGATTTGATTATCTTCGGCGCCGTCGGAAACGGCGCCGAGGTGATTGCCGATGGCAGTATTCATATTTACGGCGCACTCAGGGGCAAGGCCATGGCCGGTGCCAATGGCGAGCGGGATGCAGTTATCCTGGCCAGCCACCTGGAGCCCGAACTTATTTCCATCGCGGGTCAATACTGGCTGACTGAAAATTTACAAAAGCATGGTGTGACCGCGAAAAGCGGCTGTGTGCGCCTCGATGGTGACTCACTAACAGTAGAAGCACTGCCATTGTGATGGGGCAGAATTAAGGGATAAAAATTAGCATGGCACAGATTATTGTTGTCACTTCCGGAAAAGGCGGCGTAGGTAAAACCACATCAAGTGCCGCCATTGCCACAGGTTTGGCCCTCCGTGGTCATAAAACTGTGGTGATAGACTTTGATATCGGGCTGCGTAACCTTGACCTTATCATGGGCTGCGAGCGCCGGGTAGTATATGATTTTGTTAACGTAATCAATGGTGAAGCCAATCTTAATCAGGCAATGATCAAAGACAAGCGCAGTGAAAATCTGTTTGTACTGCCAGCTTCGCAAACCCGCGATAAAGATGCCCTCACCCGCGAAGGTGTCGGCAGAGTACTGGATGACCTCGCCAAAGACTTTGAATACATCGTCTGTGATTCGCCAGCCGGCATCGAGACAGGCGCCCTGAT
This portion of the Shewanella amazonensis SB2B genome encodes:
- a CDS encoding YcgL domain-containing protein, with amino-acid sequence MICAVYKSSRKQETYLFVPKRDDFSQVPEPLLQMFGTPLLVMLLPLDRKEKLGIADIDKVRSELAQKGYYLQLPPPKDNLLTQHRRDLGIED
- a CDS encoding lytic murein transglycosylase, whose amino-acid sequence is MKSIFCTSLSALALMSATVMAQSADSGGFADYLAGLKDVAASQNQIRPQTLDTVFPKIKEFRLAKSDTGEPAAAPATNLDTFLPQTLNDALVDEAKFQYQGHAETLNRIGKQYGVQPRFIVALWGLESRYGRESGVYPVLSVTASKAFNKEKEAFFREQFFAALKIIDSSSWQPDDLLATPDGRMGQPKLLPQAFLSAAKDGDDDGKADIWSNPADVFATLAYSLQQAGWREDETWGRQVKIPGDFDMSQAAAGNKKSFSQWQALGVRRFDGTDLPARADMKVEMVMPDGPKGRVYLVYDNYLALKRWHDSDYFALAVVHLSDRIKFQLGE
- the minC gene encoding septum site-determining protein MinC, yielding MRKASLELKGSSFTLSVLHINTSDLDSITLDLDKKLAQAPQFFIGAPLVLNLSAVEDGKLDLAALKDLLVSRQLVIVGVTGASEALSEQAKACGLASVKAGKQTQMPSPPSEPRTTRIVRQNVRSGQQIYVKNGDLIIFGAVGNGAEVIADGSIHIYGALRGKAMAGANGERDAVILASHLEPELISIAGQYWLTENLQKHGVTAKSGCVRLDGDSLTVEALPL
- a CDS encoding YcgN family cysteine cluster protein gives rise to the protein MEFWKTKRLEELNPEEWESLCDGCGKCCLNKIIDDETDELYYTNAACKLLDRDACHCRHYSERFTFVPGCAAITPDNIASLTWLPDSCAYVRLFQGRDLPSWHPLVTGSKEAMHAAGMSVKGKAVCETKVRYLEDHIVLWPLKDVD